A region of Sulfurimonas sp. DNA encodes the following proteins:
- a CDS encoding 3'-5' exonuclease has protein sequence MTLSFLSDFKAKSNYAGLKAKEFNFLFDEDKSEEFVVLDTETTGFDIRKDNILSIGAVRIKGNRVITSQTFEAVISDEKTIDEAIKDFLYFIGSRPLIGYYLEFDIAMINKYIKKTLGIVLPNKMTDVSEIYYNRTIKTIPQGNIDLRFDTILGRCGIPYMGSHNAVNDAIMTAMIYLKLTKER, from the coding sequence GTGACCTTGTCTTTTTTATCTGACTTTAAAGCTAAATCAAATTATGCTGGACTTAAAGCAAAAGAGTTCAATTTTCTTTTTGATGAAGATAAAAGTGAAGAGTTTGTAGTATTAGATACTGAAACAACTGGTTTTGATATAAGAAAAGACAATATTTTATCAATAGGAGCAGTAAGAATAAAAGGCAACCGTGTAATAACTTCACAAACATTTGAAGCAGTAATAAGTGATGAAAAAACGATAGATGAAGCTATAAAAGATTTTTTATATTTCATAGGTTCACGCCCCTTGATTGGGTACTATTTAGAGTTTGATATAGCTATGATTAACAAGTATATAAAGAAGACACTAGGGATAGTTTTACCTAACAAAATGACTGATGTATCAGAAATTTATTACAATAGGACAATAAAAACTATTCCACAAGGTAATATTGATTTACGATTTGATACAATACTAGGCAGGTGTGGTATTCCATATATGGGTTCGCATAATGCTGTTAATGATGCAATAATGACAGCAATGATATATTTAAAATTAACAAAGGAAAGATAA